The following proteins come from a genomic window of Ictalurus furcatus strain D&B chromosome 12, Billie_1.0, whole genome shotgun sequence:
- the ing4 gene encoding inhibitor of growth protein 4 isoform X1 — protein MAAGMYLEHYLDSIENLPFELQRNFQLMRDLDQRTEDLKGQIDSLARDYTVNARTLSSEQKLSLLRQIQQSYGKCKEFGDDKVQLAMQTYEMVDKHIRRLDTDLARFEADLKEKQIESTDYDSTSSKGNKSDLRVPKEKKVSRTRSKVKNSDDDCSPKSGQKKVKLMQTTEFSSPAVNFGNVHPSDVLDMPVDPNEPTYCLCHQVSYGEMIGCDNTDCSIEWFHFACVGLTTKPRGKWYCPRCSQERKKK, from the exons ATGGCGGCCGGAATGTATCTGGAGCACTATCTGGACA GTATAGAGAACCTTCCCTTTGAGCTTCAAAGGAATTTTCAGCTCATGCGAGACTTGGACCAGCGAACTGAGG ATCTGAAGGGACAGATTGATTCTCTAGCTCGTGACTACACGGTAAATGCCCGGACCCTGTCCTCAGAGCAGAAACTGTCTCTCCTGAGGCAGATCCAGCAGTCCTATGGAAAGTGCAAAGAGTTTGGAGATGACAAGGTCCAGCTGGCCATGCAGACGTACGAGATG GTGGATAAACACATCCGGAGGCTGGACACAGACTTGGCCCGTTTTGAGGCGGACCTCAAAGAAAAGCAGATAGAAAGCACAGACTACGATTCTACCTCCAGTAAGGGAAACAAGA GTGACCTTCGGGTGCCTAAGGAGAAAAAGGTGTCTCGCaccaggtcaaaggtcaagaaCTCTGATGATGACTGCAGTCCTAAGAGTGGCCAGAAGAAAGTCAAGCTAATGCAAAC AACTGAGTTCTCCTCCCCGGCTGTGAATTTTGGCAACGTTCACCCCTCAGATGTGCTGGACATGCCAGTGGACCCGAATGAGCCAACGTACTGTCTGTGCCACCAGGTCTCCTATGGAGAGATGATTGGCTGTGACAACACTGAT TGCTCCATTGAGTGGTTTCACTTTGCTTGTGTGGGCCTGACCACCAAGCCCAGGGGAAAATG GTACTGCCCAAGATGTTCACAGGAGCGTAAGAAGAAGtga
- the ing4 gene encoding inhibitor of growth protein 4 isoform X2 — translation MAAGMYLEHYLDSIENLPFELQRNFQLMRDLDQRTEDLKGQIDSLARDYTVNARTLSSEQKLSLLRQIQQSYGKCKEFGDDKVQLAMQTYEMVDKHIRRLDTDLARFEADLKEKQIESTDYDSTSSDLRVPKEKKVSRTRSKVKNSDDDCSPKSGQKKVKLMQTTEFSSPAVNFGNVHPSDVLDMPVDPNEPTYCLCHQVSYGEMIGCDNTDCSIEWFHFACVGLTTKPRGKWYCPRCSQERKKK, via the exons ATGGCGGCCGGAATGTATCTGGAGCACTATCTGGACA GTATAGAGAACCTTCCCTTTGAGCTTCAAAGGAATTTTCAGCTCATGCGAGACTTGGACCAGCGAACTGAGG ATCTGAAGGGACAGATTGATTCTCTAGCTCGTGACTACACGGTAAATGCCCGGACCCTGTCCTCAGAGCAGAAACTGTCTCTCCTGAGGCAGATCCAGCAGTCCTATGGAAAGTGCAAAGAGTTTGGAGATGACAAGGTCCAGCTGGCCATGCAGACGTACGAGATG GTGGATAAACACATCCGGAGGCTGGACACAGACTTGGCCCGTTTTGAGGCGGACCTCAAAGAAAAGCAGATAGAAAGCACAGACTACGATTCTACCTCCA GTGACCTTCGGGTGCCTAAGGAGAAAAAGGTGTCTCGCaccaggtcaaaggtcaagaaCTCTGATGATGACTGCAGTCCTAAGAGTGGCCAGAAGAAAGTCAAGCTAATGCAAAC AACTGAGTTCTCCTCCCCGGCTGTGAATTTTGGCAACGTTCACCCCTCAGATGTGCTGGACATGCCAGTGGACCCGAATGAGCCAACGTACTGTCTGTGCCACCAGGTCTCCTATGGAGAGATGATTGGCTGTGACAACACTGAT TGCTCCATTGAGTGGTTTCACTTTGCTTGTGTGGGCCTGACCACCAAGCCCAGGGGAAAATG GTACTGCCCAAGATGTTCACAGGAGCGTAAGAAGAAGtga